The genomic window tttttgttataaaaaaaacttttaacatgccaGAGAGGTATGTTAAAAGCTTCAATTGGTTTTGATTCGATCTTGAGAACGCGCAGTCCGCTCCCTGTTCTGCGTCAGTGAAAAGAGTCGGGCTCATAGACTTTGAcacatgacacagagcagggagcggatATGGCGATAGTtttttttaaacgacagtgacccttaaaaggggtaatccagcccaggggtatttttaagctatggccggggagggggtggttatagacggcggtggtcacttacctcccctgttccagctccgggtcccggatcgtgccGCCCGATACTCCCCGTACACGAGCGGAGTCCCACCTCGgcagctgaatggctgagctgccttaagacgccacgtctcatgccgcagctcacaccaggaagcggccgcgggatggGAGTACGGAGCGGTTCGATccaggacctggcgctggaacgggggagttAAGTGACCACCaccgtctataaccaccccctccccggccatagcttaaaaatacccccgggccggagtacccctttaagccaggggtagggaaccttggcgctccggctgttgcaaaactaaaattcccatcatgcctggacagctaaactttggctgctcaggcatgatcggagttgtagttttgcaacagccggagagccaaggttccctacccctggcttaAAGCAGTTGCaccaaaaaaaaaggttaaaaaaagtacaatacaaacataataaatGTCCAGGAACCACTGTTTGCCACCAATCACAGTCATATTATTATAGAATAAAgaaatatacacagtgtatatgaTGATTCATGGATGGTGACTGTCGGTATAATAGCCCATCAATAAAACTCTTTCATACAAGAGCGCCCTCAAGTGTTCACTTTTTTCTTAGACGCATGCGCAAAGAACTCTCTCCACTAATCTGAGGCGCATGCGCGAGAACGTGGTGACGTAGGATTATGGGTAACGTTGTGTACAGTAACGGCTTCAGCGTCGTCAGTTGTGCGCCGGAAGTCAGTCTGTCATGCCGTGCGAGTGACCTTCTTGTCTACATGTGAGAGAAGCCGCTGCCGGGAGGATGCTGCGGGGTCTCCTGCTGACCTGTGGGCGAAGAGGGCCCGGGATAAGGGTGAGCGGTGGTCGTTACCTGTACAACATTGTATAATGGTATCGTCCAATTTGGAATGGAGTAGAATGGTATCGTCCTGGTATTGAGGctcagctgttgtgaaactacaaatcccagcattccctgctaGCATAGACCTTGGAGTTGTAGCTTCATACTAGGTGGAGACTCTCTGCATTAGATTGATATAGTGTTCTCCATCCTATGGCCGGTTATTTCttatggaactacaactcccatcattccatgACAGTATGAGTCTGctatggcatgctgggagttgtagtcttcaaCCAGTATAACAGTAGTCTGTATATctttacaggttatagtcactcaGCTCTTTAGATCCTTAATCCTATTCCCGTGTATATAACAGTACAGGGTGAGCCACGTTTTGtcgaaaatctttctctttcaaatcgaccggtgtcagaaagttatacagatttgtcatttacttctatttaaaaaatctccagtcttccagtacttatcagctgctgtatgtcctgcaggaagtggtgtattctctccagtctgacacagtgctctctgctgccacctctgtccatgtcaggaactgtccagagtagtaggaaatccccatagaaaacctctctagctctggacagttcctgacatggacagaggtggcagcagagagcactgtgtcagactagagagaatacaccacttcctgcagaacatacagcagctgataagtatgggaccaAAGGCCTCTATGGTGAGGGACATTAATATCCCTAACCctgtgtatagtaatataatagttataGATGATGTAGACATGAATGGTTGCACATACTGGGTGACATTAATATTCTCTCAtttctctctcctcctccgcAGCTGCTCTCGTCTTTCTCCTCAGAACCGTCTCTTCCTCCCAACCTCATTCTGCCTCCAGGATTGAAAGACGGCCCTATAAAATGTACGTGAGGGTAACGCCTGGTGGCCGTCATGCAGTATGGGTTATGTTACGCTACACATGTATACACAGATATCCCGCTGGTATAGGCTTCTAAGCTGTCAGTCATTCCAGACAAAATCTCTTGTGAATTATCAGCCATTTTTTCTTTGCTCTTCAGtccagcgcccccctgtggaccTCACCCGGCCTGTGGCACGAGAATGTAAGGCCCCGGTGCCCCCCCACTTATCTGCCAAGACGGTCTGGCTGGAAACACTGATTGACCAGGAGGAACCGACAAGCCTGGCCCAGCTGCACCCGGAGGTGTTTGATGTCCCCCCCAGGTGAGGTCTACGCTGTATTTAGTATactacaggggtagggaaccctggctctccagctgttgcaaaactacaactcccatcatgcatggacagctaaagctttggctgtccaggcatgatgggagttgtagttttgcaacagctggagagccaaggttccctaccccttggtCTATTATAAGGATGACTCCTCTGTGGGGTGTATTGAGTGTTTGTGCTCTTTCTCTGCTCTTAGGATTGATATCCTTCACCAAGTGGTAACATGGCAGCGAAACTTCAAAAGAATTGTAAGTATCTTGTTCATTGTCCTCCAGACCTGAGCCGCACAGCATGTATTGTTACCCTGATATACCCCTAACCCTGTATACAGTgagccttatatactgtgtgaccCCCAGCACACCCTCGCACAGTGCGGCTCCATGACTGTCCTATACTGCTGCAGTCCACCCACCTGCCCCCTTCTCCTtgtgtaatcccccctccccgggcTCCAGACCCCATCTCTGCTTTCTCTTATAGAGGTCAAAGGCACCGACCAAGTTAATATTATTCTGtgtaattattaataaataattatcTCCATCATCACAGTTATATATACTACATTTGATTTTGTGGTTTTTCAGAGTTACGCCAAAGTGAAGACCCGagcggaggtgagaggaggagggaggaaacCCTGGCAGCAGAAAGGAACTGGGCGAGCGAGACAGGGGAGCATCAGATCACCGCTGTGGAGGGGAGGTCAGTGCCCTGTACTAAAAGGGTGCTACCATCTTAGAAAGCTATCCACcatgcacaggatagggcataactatctGATAGTGGGGATGGGGCCTCTCCGCGATTGAAAGGGGGCTCCAGTTTTTCATTTACATAGAGCATGTGCGCAATCTCTCCTATTTATTCTCAGAACAACCAAACACTGTAAAGAATAAATGCAGCGCTGGAGCACATGTACAGTCTATCGCTACATTGTAATGGGAGACTGCAATCCTGCAATCAACTAGTTAtttgcctatcctgtggattggggTTAACCTTCTcagataaccctttaaagggctaATCTGTtttattctaagggccctattccaccggacgattatcgtttgcataatcgttaacgatctcaaacgaccgctattgcgaaagacctgaaaacgttcactcatttccatggaacgataatcgttacttatgatcgtaattgcgatcgttttttttccgctatttattcgctattgcgttcgtatctaatgcgaacgaccgaacgatgtcttatttaatgcgaacgttttgcggacgagcaacgataaaaacaggtccaggtcttaaggccctattccacggagcgattatcgttcgtattcggccgagtgcaacgatcagccgacatcgttcatgtcggctgatcgttgcagtcgcttgtttttcaacatgttgaaaaacgagcgactgatatagcagcgatctgctgccgtcgctccattgaataggagcgtcggcagcagacgctgctatatcctatgggctgcccggacgatcagcgatcccccgggcagcccccccgcagctccccgcagccccctcccgcactcactgagagcgctcgtttgctcctctaaacaacctgtgtaataggcccattataaagcgatcaacgatttcttgttcggtcgttaatcgttaactgcatttcaaccgaacgattatcgtttggattcgaacgatttaacgataatctgaacgataatcgtctggtggaatagggccctaaggctgagttcacatgtTGTATTTTTACCCCAAACTGTGGATCTCTTATGCTGCACAAAGGATACTCAGTCTGGTACCTCTTAAAAGAATTACAAAAATAGCTGCTTTCcaccaaaacagcgccactcttgtcctcaggttgtgtgcggtattgctgCTGAGTTATATTGAAGTGAgttgtgagggtatgtgcacactgagtaaatagaaCGGAAAGTCTGTTGCGTAATCCGAAACTTGCATCCGCGCTCATCTTtgagttcattctttgggcggaggaaggaatccgccggtgcatagaatggagtctatggcacgggcagagacgaGCACATACGCGAGCGTCTGTTTACGCAACAGACTTtccgtcctatttactcagtgtgcaaataccctaataccccacacaacctaaggacaagagATGCACTGTTTTCAAGGAAGAGCAGCAATGGTTTCATAAttctggctaacccctttaagccgcGCTCCTTTCTTAGTGAAGCCATGCCACTTTGTTGAGTGAGATGCAAAGTGTCTAAAACACATAGAAAATGTTCAAGTCCTGCTATACTGTTGTGTGCCTGTCCCTCAATGCTGTGTTTGTGTTATAGGTGGAGTAGCACACGGTCCCCGGGGCCCCAACAGCTATTATTACATGTTACCCATGAAGCTCCGTGCCCTGGGCCTGAAAACTGCATTGACCACAAAGCTTGCCCAGGTGCAGTATATACACCtatgttatacatgtatatatagctcTATGTGTAAAGCCTGATATAGAGATGTCAGTGATATAATGCCGCACAACAGTGTCCACATATAGGGGCACATATTGACTTGAATCCATGTAAGGTCTCCAtgacagtactttttttttaatctgttttgttCCTTGTACCTCTTGTCCTTTTTAAcccattaacttttttttatatcacagaacGATCTTTACATAATTGACTCCATTGAGATTCCGACCCCCGACCCTCAGTACCTGGTAGACCTCTTTAACCAGCGACATTGGGGCGAGTCCGTGCTCATCGTTGATGTGTAAGTTATGAATTATAAATGTGTCGTCACAAAAATAATTTTgtgttgatttttattttttccatctattttataaaataatcctcaTAACTTGACGGTTTCATTCACCGCTAAGCTGATGATAATCTGACGCTTCCTTTTCTGTAGAGAGAACTTCTCAGCAGTGTACTCCATTTTGTTACGCACAAAATGACAGTGGAAGTTGACATCAGTGTATAGATAAGACAGAatcaggccattcacaataggtgtTGGTCACAGGTCACATATCGTCCCTTCcttgcaaaggtcacagagcatgtctaGATTCCTGTAGAAATTAATAAGGTGCCCTTTAGTCTATTGTacttatgtccatggggcttattAAGCAACTCTGGTGAAATGGCTACTTAAATTAGATTTAGAGGAGAAGcccagcttttttttattttaaaatctgacAGGGGGGAACATCATAAGGgacaactacttacctctccccttgcctGCAAATAGCTGTGCTAGAATGTTGGGACCCCCGCCgggaggcattttcccccaagttttgatgatgtcacggtttggggagggggggcggtgcctgacccggctgatggatgccccatcagccaatcagtgactgaagtggtattccgccccagtcactgactggctgagtggggcatccatcCACCAGGTACTGACGTGGAAGGGGGGAGAGCTGGAGAATGCTGACGGGTGCCCCTAGAGTGGGACGCAGTGCAGTGCGGTAAATAAAAGTTCTTCATTAAGTCCCCTCCCCCCGCCTGAAGTGAATATTTGTTGCcgcgccagacttctccttttaaaaagACTTGTACTGATTGCCAGACAGAGCCAGACCCTGCTGACTGATCgacttttgacttttttttcaaaGTGACAACATCCATTTAAGTAGTCTTTACAAAACTATTATATTAGCGTTTCTTTCTGACTAATAGATGATGTAACTTTTTGTAAAGCCACAAGccgctttgtaaaaaaaaaaaaaaacaatatatgttTCCCAGCAATGAAGACATGCCAGAAAACATTCTCAGCGCAACAGCCGATTCAAAAAAGATAAGTCTGATTCCAGCCATTGGTGagtagttgttattattattattattattatttatttatttgtttttagttTGACTTGTAAAGGGGTGGGTAAAACTTCCCAATTTATAGCCAAACAGCCCATTAATCCCCAGGTAACAGTAACCTAATGAATAGAAAACAATATTTTATGTGAGTGCGTATAGAGGGAGGTCGCCTGAGGGCAGTAATATCTTATACAAAGATCAATGCATTTGGGATTGTTCTGAGGTAAATGCTCTGCCGGAGCTCCGTCACCTGTGATGACCTTTTTCTGTGAGCCAGGTATCAATGTGTACAGCATGCTGAAGCACGATACCGTCCTGCTGACCATCGGAGCTGTGGAATTCCTGGAAGAAAAACTGCTTTGGCAAGATTCCCGATACTCGCCCCTGTACCCGTTCGGTTTACCCTACAGTGACTTCCCCTAAACACCCACCACTcaatattttgtatatatttcaataaaagtaaagaaaatcAGTTTCTCTCTATTTTTTTATGCAACCAATAGAATTGTGTGAAGGTTCAGTTGTATGTTGTTGCATGTAGTTGTATATgcacttttaaagcgactctgtacccacaacctgaccccccccccccccaccaaaccacttgtaccttcggatagctgcttttaacccatgatctgtcctggggtccgttcggcaggtgatgcagttattgtcctaaaaaacaacttttaaacttgcagccccgtgtttcaaattggcgtggcctagagtgtgtgtctgccctaggattgcgatgcCCCTCCATCTATCcttatcactaggaatgccccaggcagttctcctattcatcacctgcctgaacactgcacaggtgccttaatgatccagctcatgtgttGTGctaacacaggtgaggaataggagaaattgttctaggggcatttctaatggtaaagaggacggaggggtgttgcaatcatagggcatagacactctaggccaagccaatttgacacagggctacaaatttaaaaggtttttttttttatgacaataactgcatcacctgccgaacggaccccaggacagatcttggattaaaagcagctatccgaaggtacaaacatTTAAGAAAATATTTTAGGTGGTCCCGCAAATGCTCAGTTGGGTGTCAGTCTGGAGAATTCTGGGGCCAGGGTAGCacttggaagtcttggtcaagCTTCCAGCCAAAGTTGGACATTTCTCGCCATGTGACATACGGCATTGTTTTCCCTGGGGTGAAATTGAACTTCCAGTAAGATAATCAGCATTATTGGGTGTGTGTGCTCTGCATAGATGGATTCATATCCGGGTCGGGTGAGAGGCTGCCTTGGACATGGATGAGTGGTCCAGGCAACACCACAAGAACACTACCCAGACCATGATGCTACCACCACCAGCAATGGTTATAGGGTATTCTGATGTTTCTGGCCAAACACACCAACGTCCATCTAATTGATGACTATTCAGAGAAGACgacctttaccaatcagcggaggTCCAGTTCTTTATCGTGTCAGGCCACCCTTCAACTCTCATGTTTAAGTTCCCAAGCAAGTACTGCATGCAGCTCGTGTGCCCATTAACAAAAACCTTGTTGAAAAGCGggctggttaaatgcttgagtctcccattatTTCAATGGGGCTTTATACACCAAATATTTTGgtgctcactcatccctagtGTATAGACAGTCAATCACTCACTTTATATACCCACTAAGCCAGCTCATGGCATGACCTCCTTCATGAACTACGCATGGCCGATGTTGAAAGAAGGGGAGTAGTCATAATAATGGGGTTTGGCTGTATACGTTCATGGACTCCTAGTAGGCAACGGTACAGAACAAGAGACGACAGACTATTATTTTGTGGCCGCTCCATGGAACATGCTGCCACTCAGGGACTCtgcaatctgccacctgaggtgaTAAACTCATCTCGCCTCATGGCAGCTACAGCCTTTTCATACTCTAGAGTCTGTTGCTAAGGAACATGAATAACTAATGaaaatgtgtctgtatatgtgtatgtctatacatatgtgtgtgtgtgtgtgtttatatatatatataatctatctggTATCGCCATAACTTTAGCAACCCGGTCATTGATCAACAGCTAGCAAGTATAATTTTTCTGGTTACCCGTTTATCGGTCTTTTGACACAAAAATATTTTATACTTTAAATGATAGATAACACATTTATAAAAAGACATGGACAGCACATCTTTTATATACATTCATCTACTGGTGCAAAAcaaatttaaagggtttgtctggcgAGCAAAAAAGGGTCTTCAACATTGGCGACATTGTGCAGGTATTGGTTATCACGTGCAGCTTTGGTTTTGCAGAGGGAGGGAATGAGGACGGGTACCAATTGTGCTTCCCAGACAACCCAGATCAACTAATATAGGTATACAAAtagtataactatatacattaaaTAGGTTTTGCGCTTaatcataacttttcatatattgctgcccatggggaaactaacaattccttccatacttattatctattcagtctccttcctccatttctcagctgctgctttttgctgaagacacaaaaaatctgtgtgtgtgagcttttctctctgtcttcccctcctttTGCCTCCCTTTCaacacagctgatgtaaacaagtccctatctgcaacactgtagcttctttgtaatgccgagagggttaatcacagtgagttcatcagcaacttgaactcagattaaccctcccagcattatagaGAAGTTACGAAGatacagatacagcctgccagggacttgtttacagaagggagggggagacggatagaaaagctcccacacagttttctatgtcttcagcagaaagcagcagctgagcactgggggaaggagactaaataagtattgttagtctcaccatgggcaacaatgtatgaaattatgtttgagtggaatacctttAATTTAGGAATTGTGTCTCCTCCTTCTGATATGCTtctctttccctcctattgttgacagcttgttgtctaggttactgaccaccgcattgtacattatatagatacatctatatgccagtcagccagaccactgcttttagagcaatgctgttgtcggtaacctagacaacaagtagtcaacaataggagggaaagagcagcatatcaggagaaggagagaaGTTTGCAAatttaaatgtatttgcaaaaatcttTAGCTTGAAGAGTCCTACAGGTATAACTATAttggttgagatgggaatatttgTTACTAACTTTTAGATGTATTGAAATAGCATGAATGTACAGCAAGGCCATATACAACTATGTCAAAGAAATAATTTTTGGTCTTAAAGGAGCTTGGCATTAGAAAATGAAGGTTGCTTTGCACCCCCGGAACTGCCTATTCTTACATTTCACACGTTACAATTCTGAGGGTACATAAACAATCTGACATTACAGAATTACacacattaaggccatgttcacacaacatatgttttgtataagttacagccattgttgcaatttgcattaACGGCCACAATTTATACAAAACACGTTCTATTGGAATGAATGGGATCCAGGCAGGTTGTCCATTGTCTAGTGAGCAACAGAACAGCAGTCTCTGCAGTAGATAGGTAGAAGCAAGTTGTCCACATAATCCCTGGCAGCATTAAAACTGCTGAGCTGTACAGAGATGATCTGTGGCACCACAGTACTCACCACTTTGGTTTACCTGCAGCATTGATGATCTGATCTGTAGAGGTGAGTACTCATAGTTTTATTATTCTAGAACATTTgctgctttctttcttttttaaccatGTTTCCTGTTAATACTTCTGGTAGCTGTACTTTACATCTCATGTTATTGTCTATACCGAAAACAAGTGGTCATATTCTGAATGTGAACTCTGAACTCTTGTCTTACGGAGGGTGAATAAAGTGATGAGAAAGACAAGCACTGGAGAAATTATGTCTCCTATGCGGCTGCGGGGCTGTCCTGAAAAAACACAATATAGTCATATATAAAATAAGTAGAAATAAAGAGGCTTCATGTAGGTATAATAGTCAGCGTAGCTGTTAGAGAGTATTGGCACCAGTGGAGAACGCTATGGTGACCCCGGAGGAATGGGTGGAGAGCCATGAGCTTACCATAAAGTAAAAGGGGAATCAAGCCTAAAGTAACAAGTAGTGAAAGGACAGATGATTCTTCAGTCGAATCCACTGGGTTTAGCAGACTTTAGTCTAATGTGTAAGCCCACTTTAAGACCCCAATAATCTAAACAATTGACCAATGTTGATACATTTTGCTTACCGTTAGTTGGTGGTAAAACCTTTATTTTCTGGCATCTTTTGACCCGTCCGTGTACATTCCAGGCCTCACAAATGTAGATTCCGTTATGATTATGATCGGCCTTCGTAACCGATACTGTTGAATTATTCTGCGTGTAAGTCACATCCGCACCAGAAGGGACTGTCCAATGGTACATGGGGCTCGGG from Dendropsophus ebraccatus isolate aDenEbr1 chromosome 1, aDenEbr1.pat, whole genome shotgun sequence includes these protein-coding regions:
- the MRPL4 gene encoding large ribosomal subunit protein uL4m, producing the protein MLRGLLLTCGRRGPGIRLLSSFSSEPSLPPNLILPPGLKDGPIKFQRPPVDLTRPVARECKAPVPPHLSAKTVWLETLIDQEEPTSLAQLHPEVFDVPPRIDILHQVVTWQRNFKRISYAKVKTRAEVRGGGRKPWQQKGTGRARQGSIRSPLWRGGGVAHGPRGPNSYYYMLPMKLRALGLKTALTTKLAQNDLYIIDSIEIPTPDPQYLVDLFNQRHWGESVLIVDVNEDMPENILSATADSKKISLIPAIGINVYSMLKHDTVLLTIGAVEFLEEKLLWQDSRYSPLYPFGLPYSDFP